A genome region from Triticum aestivum cultivar Chinese Spring chromosome 2B, IWGSC CS RefSeq v2.1, whole genome shotgun sequence includes the following:
- the LOC123046167 gene encoding SH3 domain-containing protein 2: MEALWKQASRLKEQVARQGVFKQFGAGGYGNSDNAFTDESEVKLHQRLEKLYLSTRAAKHFQRDVVRGVEGYIVTGSKQVEIGNKLSDDSQKYGIENTCTSGNTLSRAATYYGKARSLIEKERGNMLKAFGTQVAEPLRAMVMGAPLEDARHLAQRYDRIRQEADAQVVEVSRRQSRVRESAGNSDVISKLEAAEYKLEELKSNMVGLGKEAVSAMAAVEGQQQRLTLQRLIAMVEAERTYHQKVLEILDHLEEEMVSERQKIEAPPPPAAESYMSPPPPSYDEVNGMFASTSADQAVNSVDFFLGEALDSFEAESEFELNLSVGDIVIVRKVSSNGWAEGECKGKAGWFPHAYVERRERVLASKVPHIF, encoded by the exons ATGGAGGCACTGTGGAAGCAGGCCTCCAGGCTCAAGGAGCAGGTCGCCCGCCAG GGTGTGTTTAAGCAGTTTGGGGCTGGTGGCTATGGAAATTCTGATAATGCATTCACAGACGAGTCAGAAGTTAAACTACATCAGAGATTGGAAAAACTTTACTTATCCACTCGTGCTGCCAAA CATTTTCAAAGGGACGTCGTTCGGGGTGTGGAGGGCTACATAGTGACAGGATCTAAGCAAGTGGAGATAG GGAACAAATTGTCTGATGATAGCCAGAAATATGGCATTGAAAACACATGTACAAGTGGTAATACTTTATCCAGAGCTGCTACGTACTATGGAAAGGCGCGTTCACTGATAGAAAAGGAACGCGGGAACATGCTAAAAGCATTTGGTACTCAG GTGGCAGAGCCTCTACGGGCAATGGTAATGGGTGCCCCTCTAGAGGATGCTAGACATCTAGCCCAGAGATATGACAGAATAAGGCAAGAAGCTGATGCTCAG GTCGTTGAAGTTTCAAGGCGTCAAAGCAGAGTAAGAGAATCAGCTGGGAATAGCGATGTGATATCGAAGTTGGAGGCAGCTGAGTATAAACTTGAAGAACTGAAGTCAAACATGGTGGGGTTAGGAAAGGAAGCGGTTTCAGCTATGGCTGCTGTAGAGGGGCAGCAGCAAAGATTGACATTACAACGCCTCATTGCTATG GTTGAGGCCGAGAGAACTTATCATCAGAAAGTCCTGGAGATCCTTGACCATTTGGAAGAAGAA ATGGTGTCTGAGCGCCAAAAAATCGAAGCACCTCCACCCCCTGCAGCAGAAAGTTATATGTCACCGCCACCACCATCATATGACGAAGTTAATGGCATGTTTGCCTCCACTTCTGCTGATCAGGCAGTTAACTCCGTCGACTTCTTCCTGGGAGAG GCGCTCGATTCCTTCGAGGCTGAGAGTGAGTTTGAGCTTAACTTATCAGTTGGCGACATCGTTATCGTCCGGAAG GTGTCAAGCAACGGTTGGGCGGAAGGTGAATGCAAGGGAAAAGCGGGATGGTTCCCACATGCTTATGTCGAAAGACGCGAGCGTGTTCTGGCGAGCAAAGTCCCACATATTTTCTAG